In Anthonomus grandis grandis chromosome 5, icAntGran1.3, whole genome shotgun sequence, the following are encoded in one genomic region:
- the LOC126736842 gene encoding DNA ligase 3: protein MSDTEEERVFEIEIAKNGRAGCKKCKQKCLQGVLRIAKVVPNPFADGKMKNWHHVDCLFEMFKKQRATTKRIEHEDDIIGFDILSNEDQELVRDKIKESQQFFGITKSPQKKTPKKAKDVQSQKILKAEGASPNKTQDPNTPDNLFKTFQNIVDKIAKHPSYLEKTAIVKNFFEKGSGGTGFNGDIEIWCRLLLPGSVKRIYNLQSKQLVKLFSRILLEDQDEMLEHLEQGDISETISYFYQKSRKYNPTPTESTLTVQKVDTFLEYLSKLTREEDQISHFTNILKHLTANDLKTIIRLIKHDLRMGAGAKHILEGIHPDAYSVYQASKDIDRVVERCFGNRKVQNAEINVLTPVFPMLAEACKSVEYAMKKCPNGMFSEIKYDGERVQVHKHGNEFKYFSRSLKPVMPHKVAHFKDYIPKAFPHAKDLILDAEILMMDTTTGKPLPFGTLGVHKKAQFKDATVCLFVFDCIYYNGESLMKKPLEERKRILNENMKEVPNHIVFSEMQEIDEPGKLAQMIAKVLKLGLEGLVLKDKMSKYEPGKRHWLKVKKDYLFDGAMADSADLIVLGAWYGTGQKGGMMSVFLMGCYEPRSKKFCTVTKVHTGHDDKTLEQLQEELQMVKISGDADRVPSWLKCTRSMIPDFVAEDPKKQPIWEITGAEFTQQHDVHTADGISIRFPRVTKIRNDKTWETATNVEELRTLFKNSKENTDVSLLLKDYKGQMDNSASSSSLSPKKRKNENGTSVSSRDISFSEKPKKRKKDSIETSDSSIIEESKNSKKNSKELDRKVNRISNGESKTSSRDNSLSKYNSSQSPPKKRKVNIENALPAYFENVKALFVTSDYPEIERYFLAYKGLILDKKKCYDATHIIHFNEKIKERNMKWPKNVKHLHATWIVDSVNKGRLQSDEKYIVKWEPIVDKDDESRYNNIFKK from the exons ATGTCAGACACAGAAGAAGAAAGAGTCTTTGAAATTGAAATAGCAAAGAATGGAAGGGCAGGTTgcaaaaagtgcaaacaaaaatGCCTACAAGGAGTCCTTAGGATAGCCAAGGTAGTTCCAAATCCCTTTGCTGAtggtaaaatgaaaaattggcACCATGTTGATTGCCTCTTTGAAATGTTCAAAAAACAGAGAGCCACAACCAAAAGAATTGAGCATGAAGATGACATTATTGGTTTTGACATTTTATCTAATGAAGATCAAGAGCTTGTTAgggataaaataaaagaatctcAACAGTTCTTTGGAATTACTAAATCACCTCAAAAGAAAACTCCAAAAAAGGCAAAAGATGTACAATCACAAAAGATTTTGAAAGCTGAGGGTGCCTCTCCAAATAAAACTCAGGACCCTAATACTCCTGATAATCtatttaaaacttttcaaaaCATTGTGGATAAAATAGCAAAACATCCaagttatttggaaaaaactgctatagtaaaaaacttttttgaaaagggATCTGGAGGCACAGGATTTAATGGTGATATAGAGATTTGGTGTAGGCTCTTACTACCTGGAAGTGTAAAGAGAATATACAATTTACAGAGCAAACAGTTGGTGAAACTTTTTAGCAGAATATTACTTGAAGATCAAGATGAAATGTTGGAGCATTTGGAACAGG GAGATATCAGTGAAACAATAAGTTATTTCTATCAGAAAAGCAGAAAATATAATCCCACACCTACAGAATCAACATTAACTGTTCAAAAAGTGGACACATTTTTGGAATACTTATCAAAACTTACAAGAGAAGAAGATCAAATAAGCCactttacaaatattttgaaacactTGACTGCTAATGATTTGAAAACAATTATAAGATTAATTAAGCATGATTTAAGAATGGGAGCTGGAGCAAAACATATTTTAGAGGGTATCCATCCAGATGCTTATAGTGTATACCAAGCATCTAAGGATATTGATAGAGTGGTTGAAAG GTGTTTTGGTAATAGAAAAGTCCAAAATGCCGAAATTAACGTATTAACCCCGGTATTCCCAATGTTGGCGGAAGCTTGTAAATCTGTAGAATATGCTATGAAAAAGTGTCCTAACGGAATGttttctgaaattaaatatGACGGAGAGAG aGTTCAGGTTCATAAACACGGTAATGAATTCAAATATTTCTCAAGATCCTTAAAACCAGTAATGCCCCATAAAGTGGCCCACTTTAAAGATTATATACCAAAGGCATTTCCGCATGCTAAAGATTTAATACTGGACGCTGAAATACTGATGATGGACACAACCACTGGCAAACCACTACCGTTTGGTACTTTAGGAGTCCACAAAAAGGCTCAATTTAAAGACGCTACGGTTTGTCTGTTCGtttttgattgtatttattataacgGCGAGAGCTTAATGAAAAAGCCATTGGAAGAACGAAAGaggattttaaatgaaaatatgaaGGAGGTGCCTAACCACATTGTATTTTCCGAAATGCAAGAAATTGATGAACCTGGAAAATTAGCGCAAATGATTGCGAAAGTCTTGAAGTTAGGATTAGAAGGGCTGgttttaaaagacaaaatgaGCAAATATGAACCAGGGAAAAGACATTGGCTTAAGGTGAAAAAAGACTATTTATTTGACGGGGCAATGGCTGACAGTGCTGACCTAATCGTTCTAGGAGCGTGGTACGGTACTGGACAAAAGGGTGGAATGATGTCAGTGTTTTTAATGGGCTGTTATGAACCACGTTCCAAGAAGTTTTGTACTGTAACTAAAGTCCATACAG GTCATGATGATAAAACCTTGGAACAGTTACAAGAAGAATTACAAATGGTGAAAATAAGTGGGGATGCGGATAGAGTACCAAGCTGGCTAAAGTGTACCAGATCTATGATACCCGATTTTGTTGCTGAAGATCCAAAAAAGCAACCGATATGGGAAATAACTGGAGCAGAGTTTACTCAGCAACATGATGTCCATACTGCTGACGGTATATCCATAAG atTCCCCCGTGTTACAAAAATACGTAACGACAAAACTTGGGAGACGGCTACAAATGTGGAAGAGCTCAgaaccctttttaaaaattcaaaagaaaatacTGATGTTAGTTTACTGCTTAAAGATTATAAAGGTCAAATGGATAACTCTGCTTCTAGCTCCAGTTTATCGCCCAAAAAGCGAAAAAATGAAAACGGTACCAGTGTCTCTAGTAGAGATATTTCCTTTTCAGAGAAaccaaagaaaagaaaaaaagacagCATAGAAACTAGTGACAGTTCAATTATAGAAGAATCTAAAAACTCAAAGAAGAACAGTAAAGAACTGGACAGGAAGGTGAATCGTATTAGTAACGGCGAGAGTAAAACATCCTCACGGGATAATTCACTGTCCAAATATAATAGTTCACAATCTCCGCCAAAGAAGAGAAAAGTAAACATTGAAAATGCTTTACCAGcctattttgaaaatgtcaaagCTTTATTTGTGACATCAGATTACCCTGAAATTGAAAG GTATTTCCTTGCTTATAAGGGCCTTATATTAGATAAGAAAAAATGTTATGATGCAACTCACATAATCCATTTTAATGAGAAAATCAAAGAAAGAAATATGAAATGGCCAAAAAATGTCAAACATTTACATGCAACTTGGATAGTGGATTCTGTTAATAAAGGTCGCTTGCAATCAgatgaaaaatatattgttaagtGGGAACCTATTGTTGACAAGGACGATGAAAGTagatataataacatttttaagaagtga